Below is a genomic region from Brassica oleracea var. oleracea cultivar TO1000 chromosome C9, BOL, whole genome shotgun sequence.
ATTAACAGGGAAACTCATATGATAAGTGGCTGTTATCGGACATCTTCTTGATTCTGAGTTGAGGAAAAGAAGAATAAACTCGCCGTCTTCTTGGAAGGCGAACAAGAGCTGAGGACGAGCAGATGATATTGTCAAGTAGCGGTCCGTGAAATCTTGACTATCGAATATGGACGCCCAGAGTTTCGATAGGCATCCACATCTGGCTATACTTTTACCAGGCAATCTCAATAGTATCTCGAATACGAGATCATCTGGGATCGTCAACGAGCTTTCGCCGCCGTTTAACCGTCCAACGACGGCTTGACGATCCTCCGAGATCTTTTGCAGTAGTTTTCTCATGGTGCAGGAGTTCAAAACCCTAAAGAGCGACGGGGCGTACAAGACATGCAACGTTTTAGTACAAAACGTATGGTTAAGTTCCTTTTTCCTGTCGGCCCATGAAAAGCCCATATAAGTTAGTTAGAAAATAACAAAAATGTAAAGTCAATAAGTTTGATATTGATCCCTTCTTCTTCTCTACTAAATCGGAAGGAGCTTAGGACTTTCTTCTCAATCTCGCCGAGTATGTCTTCGAAGAAACTGAAATCTGCTAACGACGCGAGTAGCATCCGCGACGGCTTAGGCGGAGGAGAAAGCGTGATCGCTGATCATGGCCGACGGAGAAGCACTTGCAGCTACTGTAAATCCCCAGCTCGCTCCAGTATCTCCCACGGTTCGTTTAATTTTACCTTTCTTCTATGTATTACTCGATGTTTGTAGAGTATGTTGTTAAATTTGAATAAAAAACGATTGGATTAGGATCTTGACTTTAATGAAATATTCACGAACTGATGGTTTTATTACAAGTGATGGTTTTATGATTGTGTCAGAAGTGTTTCGGTTTGTTCCTATTTTGAACTACAAGATGTTTCAATGTTAGTGAATGTTTTTGCATTTGCCAATGCAGGTTTATCAGCAGAGACTCTTACCGTTAGTGACTACCAAGGTCTGTTGCTGACTCTGTGATGAACACATTTATTTTGTAAACATAAAAGTATATTGTTGAAGATAGTTATATGATGGAAAGTGTGAGATTATTATTATTATTTTTTTTTTTTTTGTGTGTGTTCTGCAGCTCTTATTGACAGAGGCTGGAGACGATCTGGTTGTTATCTTTACAAGCATGAGATGGATAAAACTTGCTGCCCTTCTTATACGATCCGCTTGAAAGCAAGTGATTTTGTTCCTTCTAAAGAGCAGCAGCGAGTGTCTAGGAGACTAGAAAGGTGTGTTTGGATCAGTAGATGGAAGTTTTTAGAATTGTTAATTGTTCATGTTATTGGTTGAGTCTTTAATTTCTATCTTAGTTGCATATGATTGTGATGGTGTAACTCTGTTTTCTTCAAGATCATCAAACTTTTTCAAAGCTTCCTGACTTTTTTTAAATTGTTCCTCTCATTGTTTTTGTCAAAAGGTTCTTGGATGGCAAACTAGATGGGCAGCCCAGGGAACAAACAGGTGCTTCTTCCTCACTTGGGACTACTAGAAGTGAAGAAAAAAGTAAAGTTGAACCAGTGATGGATGATTTGTCTAAAACGATTGATCAAGCTGTACAACTATGCATACAGAGTGGTGAGTTCCCTTCTAATATGCAGATACCCAAAGCTTCGGTGAGGAAAGTTTTATGTGATAAAAAGAAGAAACTAGCTAAAGGTCCTGAACAACTCTTATACACAAGCAACGTTGCATTCGCAATAGCAGCTGCAATAAAACGCACACTGACATCAGAGAAAGTGGAGATAGAAGGAAACAAGCTATCACCTGAAACTATCTCTGAGATGTTATTAAGTGCCATTAGCAAGGTGGGGGAAACTCCTGGCATATCTATTAAGGTCTCTAAAGGCCATATCAACTTTCTTTCAGCTTCCAAAGATTCTTTCTATGAAAAAGATGTTGTTCCTAATGAAACCCTTCACGCTAAGAAGGATTCAGAAAACCACAAGGCGAGAAAGCCAAAAAAGCTGGAGATGCGTTTAAAAAGATCCAGTTTCGACCCCGAAGAGCACGAGCTATACAAACGCTATCAGCTCAAAGTCCACAAGGACAACCCAAGCCGCGTAGTAGAGAGTTCATACAAAAGGTTCTTGGTAGACTCTCCTTTGATATATGTTCAACCTTCAGGTGGCGGCGATGACGAGGAGAAGGTTGTTCCGCCTTGCGGCTTCGGCTCTTTCCACCAGCAGTATAGAGTCGACGGGCGTCTGGTGGCTGTTGGGGTTGTTGATATTCTGCCTAAATGTTTGTCGAGTGTGTACTTATTCTGGGATCCGGACTATGCATTCTTGTCTCTAGGGAAGTATTCCGCGATACAGGAAATTAACTGGGTCAGAGAGAGCCAAGCTCGCTGTCCGAGTCTTGAGTATTACTATCTTGGCTACTATATACATTCTTGTAGCAAGATGAGGTATAAAGCAGCTTATCGTCCATCTGAGCTTCTGTGTCCTCTTCGTTTCAAGTAAGTTACCACCATACCTATACCTGTTTTTTGTTACTAGCTCATCAACTATAATGAAGAAATGTACGCTAGGATTTTGAGGTGATTTGTATTATAATAACAAATTCTTTGTTATTCAAGTGTGAATTTTAAAAACTGCTTTAAAATCCATTTCATAAAGTACTTATTGAACAAAATTAAAATTGTAGATTTTAGAGTGCTTTAAGTGTTTCTAGAGTGTTTGAGATGAATTTCTTTGTTATAAAAATAAGAATCCAAATCGCATGGTTTTAAATAAGATTATAGAGTGGTTTAACAAAAATTATTGACCTATTTAAAAACTCATTAGAATCAAATATTTTAGATTGAATACACCCGTTATGAGTCACTGAGTTTGAACTTGTGTTGAGTGATTTGTATGTCCTCTGCTTATGTAAGTTTAAGTACTTTAGCAGTCCGGAGTTGTGTGTTTCAGGTGGGTTCCATTTGAAGTAGCGAGACCACTGCTTGATAAAAAGCGATATGTCATCTTGTCTGATATCAAGGAATCACAAAACCAATCTTCTTTACTACCTCATGCTTCCGAAACTCTCGCGGCACATGAAGACATGGAACAAGGGGAGACGAATGACCATTTTATGGGCGGCAGTGATGATGATGAGGATGAAGAAATGGATGAAAGTGAATCAGAAGACACTTACATTGAGTCAGATATAGACAACATTATTATCGGTCTATATGGATCGCAGTATAGATACAAGGTAAAGGAAACTCCCTTTCGTTTTGGATCATTGTCAAAGCTAATTGGGTGTCGTCAGTGTTTACCATTACCAAACTCTCATGCTGATAACAAAAACAAACGTTGGATTTGGAAGGATCTACGGAAAATGCTGAATCCTGTAGGCCGGAAGCAATTGGAGCCGATGTTACAAAGCTACCGCAAGGTTGTGGGCGACGAGCTTTCAGAGAGAATGGTGTATGAACTCAGGTAAAGGCTTATTATCAACTCCATTGAGCTCATTATTTATCACAAAAACTGAATAAATTGTTTGTATTAATAACAATCTGAGAGTTTGTCATGTTTCAGTTGTTGTCTGCATGAGAATTCTTGTTTACACTGTTGTCTCTCTTCATTCAGACTGTTTGCTATGTTCACATCTCATCACCTTGGATTTTTTTTTTTAACATATGATGTTATATATTAATAGGTTAAGATTAGCCCCATCACCTTGGATTATAATTTTAAAATTTTCTGAAGGTTCTTTTAAAAAAACCAACACATATGATGAATAATATGTCGACAAAAAAATGATGAATAATATTTTTATGTCTTTGGTTTTAGATTTACAAATAAAGTAAACGCAAACGTTTATAACAGTAAAAAAATCTGATGTCTTATTTATAATACAGCACAAAATATCCAAAAACTATTTATAAAATCTAAAACATTTTTTACGCAAAAAAAAAATTACTCAAAATTATATATAAATATAAATTCCGGAACCTATTAAAATTATAATATATATATATGTAGTATTATTATCAAAGTATCAGTATTGCTGTCAAGAAAAAAAAATGAATAATATTGTAAGAAATGGATGGAGAGATTTGCGTTTTGTGAGATTTGCGTTTCTGGCCGGCGGGCTCGGCTAACCTAGCCACCGTCGGTCCGGCTTTGTGTTTTATTTTCTTATATGCATGTGTTCTGGGAAGAAAGGGAATTTATTTCCTTTCATCAGTTTGACCTTCTGATTCCGGGAGGTGGAAGCTTTTCAGCTCTGTCGTCTCCGGCTTATGGTTCTGGAAGGAGGAGGCTGTTAAAGCTCCTCGTTGCCGGCTTTTGATCAGTTTGTGTGTTTGGGGTTTTGTCTCGATTTGAATCGGGTGTGATTTTACTTTGGTTTCTGGTTTTCTCTGTTTGTTGGCTTTGGTCTGTTGGATGAGTTCTCGAATAGATCGATGAAGCTCTCTGACGATGACGACAAAGCGATGAAGAAAACGAGATGGGGGTTCAGGGTGTTCGTAATCAAGCGGTTGGTGGCTCTGGATGAGATCTCGATATGATCGATGGATGCTCTCCGTTGAAAAGAGCACAGTCGTGGAAGATGGAGGCAGTCTCCGATGTGATTCCGGTGAAGCGAATCGTGGTTCTCCGGCGGTGGAGAAGGTGAAGCGGTTTGGTGGCACGTGTTATTCTCGCTGTGAGGTTAAACACGTGTAGGCGACGTGTCGATCTGTTCGAATTAAACTTCGGTTTGGTGGGCTTGGCCCATTTAGTTTCTAGCTGTATGTTTTTTGGTGGGCCCTGTCAATTTTATCGGTTGGGCCATTTGTCTTGGCTGTGTGTAACTGGACTTTGTCCATGAAGAATTTTTCTCTCCTTTTGCTATGTCCTCTCTCTAAACCTGACACATAGGAAGGATTGAGATGAAACCTCTACCAGAGTTTCTAACGATCTCATCTCCGGTCAGTAAGCTTGATTCTGGGAAGCAATGATTCTCTTTACACCGCTATCGCCAGCTTTTGTTTTCTGGAAACGGTTGCTCTAACAGCACCGGTTTCGCCGACTTTCGTCTCCGGGAAAGCGGTGGCTCTGATAGTACCGTTCTTTCGCCGGCTTCTTCTCCGGTTTGATCCGTAATCAAGTTCTCGATCTATGCTTTTGGTCTTCCTCTGTCCAATCGACTCTCGATCTGAAAATCTGTGCTGATTTTTTTGATCGATCGAAGATGATTGATGTATTCTTCAAAGCGTAGATCGATGGTTTGAGATCTATAGTTTTCATCGGTTTTGGGCTCCAAGGTGGAGTTGGGTCGCGCTTTTGCTGTGACTCCGGCGGAAG
It encodes:
- the LOC106313031 gene encoding arginyl-tRNA--protein transferase 1, whose product is MSSKKLKSANDASSIRDGLGGGESVIADHGRRRSTCSYCKSPARSSISHGLSAETLTVSDYQALIDRGWRRSGCYLYKHEMDKTCCPSYTIRLKASDFVPSKEQQRVSRRLERFLDGKLDGQPREQTGASSSLGTTRSEEKSKVEPVMDDLSKTIDQAVQLCIQSGEFPSNMQIPKASVRKVLCDKKKKLAKGPEQLLYTSNVAFAIAAAIKRTLTSEKVEIEGNKLSPETISEMLLSAISKVGETPGISIKVSKGHINFLSASKDSFYEKDVVPNETLHAKKDSENHKARKPKKLEMRLKRSSFDPEEHELYKRYQLKVHKDNPSRVVESSYKRFLVDSPLIYVQPSGGGDDEEKVVPPCGFGSFHQQYRVDGRLVAVGVVDILPKCLSSVYLFWDPDYAFLSLGKYSAIQEINWVRESQARCPSLEYYYLGYYIHSCSKMRYKAAYRPSELLCPLRFKWVPFEVARPLLDKKRYVILSDIKESQNQSSLLPHASETLAAHEDMEQGETNDHFMGGSDDDEDEEMDESESEDTYIESDIDNIIIGLYGSQYRYKDLRKMLNPVGRKQLEPMLQSYRKVVGDELSERMVYELR